In Streptococcus gallolyticus subsp. gallolyticus DSM 16831, the sequence GGAACTGTTGTCAAGTCAGGAGCTTCATCAGCTTGAACGGTAGCACCAACCTTTCCACTAGCTGATACAGCACTATCATAAACATAACTCGTTGTTCCCGTAGCATTATTATAAACTTCTTTATAGTAGTTTATGGTGTAATTAACAGTATTAGCTTTCCATTCTGCATAGAGTGTCTTATCGCTATCCAGCGTAATCGTTCCACTGGTTTTAGCAGTGTCTGATAAATCTTCCTTTTCATGCCAACCAACAAAGGTGTAGCCCGTTTTTGTCGGCACATTATCGGTCAGACTAACTTTACTTTCGTATAGACCTGTCTGATAAGGGATATAAGAGCCACCGTTGGTATTATAGGAAAGCGTGTAGCTGTTGCGTGTGTAATAAACATAGAGATTTTGTCCCTGTGAGTGTGTCAATTTTGTCGCTTCTGTTTTTTCAAAAATAGCATAATCATAAGACAAGACTTGAGGGCTTACTGTAGAACCTAGAACACCGTGATTGGTAACACTCTGAATCTCAGTATAGTCATCACCTGTTAAATTTTTCAACATATAATATACTGTATACTCGGCGGTATAAGGCACGTACTGTAAATTGATGGTCACCTTACCATCAATATTTCCATCTAACTCATCCTTAATTGCCAAATCACCTGACTTGAGTTCAATAACTGCTTCTTGTGGGTAATAAATTGCATCAGCGGTTAAAGTACTATCTTCTTCTCTTTTAACTTCAGTTGAGGTAGGTGGAGTAATTTGATAGGGAGTATCCCGTTCTTCCAATTGGAAGATTTCCTTATCAAAGGTGACGTCCTGATTGGCACTATTATTGTGATAATAGTAATTTACGGTAACCGTATAAATTGAAATCTCCGTAAAAACTGCCTTAACCGTCAAATCACTGGTCACAATCGTATCTGCTGTGACAGTTTCATGCGTCTCTGCATTTTCCCAATGATCAAAACGATACCCTGATTTGAAAGGAGTTTCTGGCAGAATTGTTAATGCTGTCCCAGCCTCAATTTGCGTTGAAGTGATTTCGCTATCGTCATTGTAGAAGGTCACGGTGTAACTCTGTGACGTCGTCTCTGTTTCTGTTGTGCTCTCCACGGAAGCGTCAACATCCGTTCCTGTTGATGAACTATTTAATATTGAATCATCAGATGTACTAGTATCAACTAAAGCAAAATCAGAAAAACTATCACTATTAAATGTAACTGTTGTTACCTGATTACCATCACCTGCCACTTCAGCATCCAATACTTCTGTTGAACCATCCGTTTTGATATGAACAACTTTTAGATTATCTTTATTAGCCTCAAAACTATCCTTTTGAGTAATGGTCACCTTCACAGAAGCAGACGGCTCCACTTCAGCATCACCTTGCATGAAAGCAATATCATAAAGCCTAATATTTGCCACAGTATTTAAAGACAAAGTGTCTTGTATTTTTTGTAGTTTACTCTGGTAAGTATCATCCTCTGGCTTAACTTGGTTAACTTCAAGTGCCACACTTTCTGGTAATTTAGCCTCAGCTGTTATATCAGCTGTTACTTGATAATTTTTATCATCTGCAATCAAAGTCGTATCTGTAGTAACTAGCTGTTCATCTTGGCTAGACACATTCGTCTCAGAAACAGCCTGCGAGTCTGAATTTTCTGTGCTTGTTGTATTGTCATCTACACTGCCAGACTGTTCCGTATTAATACCAGGCGTTTGATTGGCAGCATTACTATCTAAAGTCAATGCTGGCAATATCAAAGCATAGGTCGTCACAAAGACGACAATTACAGCAATAGCACCAATTACTTTCTTATACTTAGCCTTGAACTGAGCTAAATATTCTCTCCTAAAAAATTTCTTCATAAATTCTCATCCTCCTTTCTCATATTAACTAATAAAGCCACTATTCAATGATTCCCATTTCTGAAAGAGGCCAAACTTTAAAAACTAAACGTCCAACAATTTGCTCATCTGAAACCGCTCCGATAGAAGTATTTCGTGAATCAATCGACACTTCACGGTTATCCCCCATAACAAAAATACGATCTTCTGGTACTTGATAAGGAAAGGTAATATTGGTTTTACCATAGGCTTTCTTACTCAAGTAGGGCTCATTCAGTTTTTTTCCATTAACATAAACATTTCCTTTTTCATCCATATCAACCCAATCACCAGACTCTGCAATTACGCGCTTCACTAAAATATTATTATTATAATAAAAGGCAACAACATCACCAGTCTCAAAATTACCACTCTTGACAGAGACAACTATATCTCCGCTATTCAAAGTTCCCTTCATAGACTTGCCGTAAATACGTAAAATTGGTAAAAATAGTATTGCAACCAGTACAGCAAAGGCAGCAACCACAATTAACATAAAAGTAGTGCTTCTAAACATTTCCAAAAAGTTTTTACGGTATTGTGCTGATTTATAAGCTTGTTCAATAACAGTCGTCTCAGGGAGAGGATGTGGTTTAGTGGATTTATTTTTCTTCATCATCATTCTCCGTAATATTTTTAAGATAAATATCAGCAGCTTTCTGCGCCTCCTCAAAAATTTTAGTTAATTTGAGAGCGGCATCTGCCAATGATCCTGCTTCTTGGATGATAATTTGCTTATTTTCTAACTTTTGTTGAGTTTCTATTAACTCTTGTTTTAATCTGTCAATTTCTTTACTTTGTGCTAATAAAATCTCATAGAGTTCTATCTTTTTTAATTGTTTCAGTGTACGTTCATTCATAGAGTTCTTTACCTTTTCATATAAAATCATTGCTATTTAAGAGACACAAAAAGTCACTTTTTCGTATAACTATTATATAGATACACGAAAAAGTGACTTTTAAAATAAATAACTGTACGCCAAAAAAAGCCTTTTTAGACTCTGCTCTGCTCTGCTCTGCTCTGCTCTGCTCTGCTCTGCTCTGCTCTGCTCTGCTCTGCTCTGCTCTGCTCTGCTCTGCTCTGCTCTGCTCTGCTCATGGTAGCAAGCCCCCTTTCCTCTGTCAATAGTTTTTCTACTTTTTATCAAATATTTATATATTTATAACTTGTTCACATTTTTTCACATTAACAATAAACAAGTTTAAACTAGCAGAAATTAATTGTCAATAATTATGACTTATGTTTTTTAAGTAAACGACATCACATTAACATATGTTATTTATATGAGAAAAACTTAACACAGGTTTATTATAAAGAGGTACTTTTTGCATCATTTTATTGCAACACAAAAAAATTGAGTCAAACAACGATAACGGCAAAGCAACCATCAGTGTTTGACTCACTCTTTTTAGAATATAACACCTATTTTTTACTTAGAAATAATTTCCAAATATTATTCATTTCTATTTTACTAAAATTATCTATCTGTAACGTAAAGCAACCAAGGAAATTTTCCTTGGTTATCCTCACTTATTTGATACATTCAAAATAAACCATTGACCCTTCTGTATGGAGATTTATTTTTGAATATAAATTTTCTAACAAATCTTTTAGCTGTTTTTCTGTTTGAAATGGTGGGGTAAACCAACCTTCCTTGGAAAGAATATTTTTTACTAGCCAATCTGTAATTTTTGATTTCCCTTTGATATAGAAACAAGCAATAAATTTACCACCAGGCTTCACCACGCGCCATATCTCTTGAAAAGCTTGGTTTTTATCTGGAAAGGCATGAAAGCCATTCATACTCAAAACAATATCACAAGAGCTATTTTCTAAGCGTTTTTTGGCTTGTAAAATCATATCCTCACTGTAATCAAGGCAGATAATATTAGCATTTAACAGTCTCTTCCATTTTTCCTGCGTAAAAACCGCAGTTCCTACAGGAACATCTAGCAAAACACCACTAAAATCCTCTGGAATATAGTCAAGAATCACTCTGGCAATTTTATTATCGTCCACTCCGCTCCAAAACAACTTGATATAAAGCTTGCTAAAAAGACTTCTTTGTGTCAAAACATCATCATAAATCCCTTTTGAAGCACGGTATGCTTTTTTTATTTTATCTGCCATATGGTAACCCCCTTTAAGACTTGTTGTTTCTGCGATATTCTTAAGGTCTCATACTAGGAATTTGAAAGAAAACTTTTTATTTATATCTTCTCTTTATTATAACATATTGAACATAGGCAATGATTTCTTAGCTAGTTTCAATTCTCTCGAAGAATTCAGAAAAATTTGCGCAAGCGTTTGCCTCTTCGCATTTATTTTGTATAATAAATATAAACGAAACATTAAAAAAGAAGAGCTGGATGCCTATGTTGACATATCTATGGAAATTTAAAAAAGAAAATCTACTTTTGCTTGCTATCATCATTTTCTGGGTTATTTCTAATGTCATGAGTTCGCTATCCTTAACATGGATGTTGAATTCATTGATAAAAAGTAAATGGGATAGCTTTGTTTTTTGGAGCGTGATTGATATTCTTTGTTGGGGAGGATACAGTATTTTTCAGATTTGGAAAGATTCCTTGAAAGAAAAGCTGTGTCAGGAAGAAGTCAATCTTATTCGTAATGATTTATTAGATTCTTTAATTAGTCATTCATATGCAGGTAACTCTCATCATAGCAAGGACGAATACAATTCATGGTTAATTAATGACATGAATTTATTAAAAGATAACGGTTTTAATCAGTTATACAGCGCCATTGAAAGTATTATAACTGTGCTATTTAACGCTTTTGCTATCATTTATTTTCATTGGCTACTACTTGCGGTTAGTATTTTAATGACTGCTTTAGTTTACTTTCTTCCTAAAATTTTTGAAAATAATATTGCGCAAGAAACGGAGGCTGTCTCATCTGATTTGACCGTTGCTTTAAATCGTACAAGTGATTATTTAAGTGGTTTTGACATTTTTTTCCACAATAATCAAACTGCTTACTTTAAAAATCGCATTTTAGCAGACTTTTCCACAGTGGTAAAATCCAAGGTTAAGTTGGCAAGAAGCTCTAGTACGGCTAATTCTCTTTCATTGATGTCAAGTGTTGTGGCACAAGTAATTATTTTTATGGTTACTGGTTATCTAGTCATTAAGGGGGAAATCACTACGGGGGTTATTTTCTCAATTGCCAATCTAACCAGTTGCCTATTCAACTACACCAGAGGAGCTGCTTATAACATTGTTACCTTTAAAGCGACCTTTAAATTGCTAGAGAAATATCCTAAAAAAGTAAGTATTGAGAATCTCGATACTGTAACTAACTTTAATCAAGAATTGGTTACTCACGATTTGTGTGTCACTTTTGAAAATGGCAATAGCATCACCTATCCTAATATTACGATTAAGAAAGGAGAAAAAGTTGCTATTGTTGGCGGATCGGGCGCTGGAAAATCAACGTTAATCCGAGTATTAACAGGAGAATTGACCCGCTATGACGGTGATATTGTGATTGATAATCATCATTACAAAGATACGCTGCTAGAAAGTTTGCAAACTATTTTTGCCTTGATTCCTCAAAAACCACATATTTTTAAAGAATCTTTACTTGATAATCTGACCCTTGGTCGTTCTGTGGATAAAGAGCAGTTTGAAAAAGCTTTATCACTGTCACATGTGGACAACTTTATCGAGGGACGTTTGAATCAAATCTACAACGATGACTTGTCTGGTGGACAAAGAGCAAGAATCTCTATTGCCCGTGAATTAATTGGTAACAAACCAATACTCATCATAGACGAGGGTGTTTCAAACCTAGACAAAACGACCGCTATTAATATTGAACGACGTCTGCTTCAAACCAAAGAACTAACAATTATCATGATTACACATCATCTCTATGACGAAAATAGAGCACTATTTGACCAAATTATCGAGATATAGGATATATTTACGAGGAAAGCTAGTAGAAAATACAGCCTTTATACCGTACAAAACAGGTACTTATTAGTACCTGTCAGATTGAAGAAAAGTCCATTTTGGATATTTTTCTTCAATCTTTTTTCTTTTTGTTAAAAAATAAAAACTCTTAGAAACGCCGTTATATCAGCATTTTTAAGAGTTTGTTCAAATCGGTAGACACACTCTAAATTTACAATATTTATACTGCTGAGAGGGGTTGTCTGCGCTCTACACTACAACTATGGTTATCAACTAGCTGACAGTACTTGGTAATTTTAAAAATAAAGTATTTCTGAACTGATAGTATTAATATCTTTATTACTATTAGCACATGCAAACGTATTTCTTCATATTCCAGATACTTAAGCGTTTAGACTTTTACAATAAAATAGGTTTTAATTTCTATTAGGATACATTGTTTACCTAATGTCACTTCATAAAAGATTGTTTTGGAGATATGAAAAAGCTAACTAAGAAGATAAAGGATGAGGTTAAAACGATACTAGAGCCTACTGCTATATTAAACGTGTAGCCTAAAAATAACCCTACAATCGAAGTAATCGCTCCAATTCCTGATGATAGGAGTACCATCACCTTAAGACTATTCACATAAAGATAGGCTGTTGCTGCGGGGGTAATCAGCATTGCTACAATTAAAATAGTCCCTACGCTCTGCATCGCTGTTACAGAAACTAAAGTTAATAGTACCATCAAAAGATAGTGAAAAAATTTGACATTCATCCCCATTGATTCCGCTAAAATTGGATCAAAAGAGGTTACTAACAATTCTTTGAAAAAAATAATAAGAAACCCTATTACAATTCCTGAAATAACTATAGTAACCCATTTATCACTATCTTGTACGGCTAAAAGATTTCCAAATAGAATATGAAAGAGGTCTGTTGAACTGTTGGCTACTCCTATCAGAATAACACCCAACGCTAGAAAAGAAGAAAACGTAATACCAATAGCTGTATCCCCCTTAATAACACTATTTTCTTTAATAAAAGTTATGATGAAAGAAGCTAATATACCGAAGATAACTGCTCCAATAAAAAAGTTAATTCCTAAAATAAAAGATATAGCTACTCCGGGTAATACTGCATGTGAGATTGCATCTCCCATCAGTGACATTGAACGTAAAATAATAAAGCAGCCAATAGCTCCTGAAACAATTCCAATAACAACAGCCGTTATCAAAGCATTTTGTAAAAAATGATAGGTCATTAAATCGTTAATAAATTCCATAAATCCCCTCTTATAATACAACAATCGAATCCCCATAAGCTTTTTTTAAAGCATCAGGAGTAAAAGTAGTAGCTACGTTCCCATAGCCTACCAACTTTTTATTCAAAATGACTACTTTATCAAAGTAATCCACTACCTTACTTAAATCATGATGAACAATCACAATCGTTTTTCCCTCTCTTCTTAGTGATTGCAATAAATTCATAATAATTTGTTCACTCACTAGGTCTATCCCAACAAATGGTTCATCTAGAAAAAGAATATCTTGCTCTTGAATCAAACATCGAGCAATTAACATTCGTTGAAATTGTCCCCCGGATAAAGTGGAAATAGGGTGATTACTAAATTCTTCTAACTTTACTTGCCTTAAAACATTCTCAACCTTTCCCCACTCTTTTTTGCTTAAATGTCGAAAAAGTCCAACTCGTTGATAAGTACCAAGGGATACGCACTCCTTAACAGTAATAGGAAAATGATAGTCAACATGACTTTTTTGCTCAACATAAGCCACTTTCCCACGTAAACTATTAACTCTTTCGTGTGAAATAGTAATCATTCCTGTACAAGAAACCAACCCTAATAGTGCCTTCATAAAAGTTGATTTCCCTGCACCATTTGGTCCAATAACACCAATAATATTTCCTTCTTCTAAAGTAATTGACACATTAGCTAAGGCTTCATAATCATTATTATAAATAACATTTAATCCTTGTATCTCTATCATTTGTCTCCTTTCATAGTTTCATCAACTTTATCATACATATCATCACTGAGATAATCCTTCGGCTATCTTATCTAAATTCCACTTCATCATACTATAATAGCTGTCCCCTTCTTCACCTTTATTAGCAATAGAATCCGTAAAAATTTTTGAATAGATACTAATTCCTGTTTCTTTAGAAATTGTTTTCATTGGACGGTCATCAACACTTGACTCCACAAATAATGCTGACGGCGTTGGTCCTTCTTTTAATTTCCTAACTAAGCTAGTAGTCTGCTCAGGTGTTCCTTCTTCCTCAGTATTAATTTCCCAAATATAGGCTGATGGCACGCCATACGCTTTAGAAAAATATTTAAAACATCCTTCACTTGTAACAATTAATTTTTTATTTTCTGGGATTTTTGAAAATTTTTGCTTAGCTTCCTGATCTAATTTATCAAGTTTATTAATATAGCTAGTAAGATTTTTGGTATAAAATTCTTTATTTTTAGGATCTTTAGCTATCAATTGTTTCGCAATATTTTTTGCATAAATAATACCGTTTTCTAAGTTTAACCATGCATGTGGATCTTCTTTTCCTAAGTCATTCTTTCCCTCAAGATATATGACATCAATACCATCGCTTACCGCAAAATAGTCTTTATTAGCCTCTTTATGAGCATTTTTAACTAATTTGGTGAACCATGCATTTCCACCAGTCTCTAAATTGATACCGTTATAAAAAATAATATCTGAATTTGTTGTTTTTTTAACATCTTCAGGAAGTGGCTCATATTCATGTGGATCCTGACCAATAGGAACAATACTGTGTAAGTTTATTTTATCCTTACCAATGTTTTGAGTAATATCAGATAATATAGAATTAGTCACAACAACATTTAACTTATTCTTTTCTGATGTCCTTGTAGTAGCACATGCTCCCAAAATACATATTATTAGTAATAAACATATAAGTGATGTTATCTTTTTCATTATAGAACTCCCCGTAAAATATTTATTTTTAAAAATTAAGCACGCTTAATTTTATATTTAATATAACTTAATTACGTTGCAGTGTCAAATATTATTTAAAAATAAGTTGATCAAAATTTAGAACTTAAAAAAATGACTAGAACTTTCTAGTCATTTTTCAACTCACTACAGATAGCTTACATGGTTATTATATCATCTAAAAAATATTCAATCTTGCCAAAGAACAAGAATGAATATTTTTCCAGAAGTTGTTGAATTAATGTAAAAATTGGATAAGGATTCCTCCTAGGATGAGGACAATTGCGCCGCCTAGGCGGTTTGCCATTTGGGCAAAGGCAATCATTTCCATGCGGTCCGCCGCAGAAAGCACAGCGATATTTCCTGTGCCACCCATGGAATTGTTAATCATCCCAGCACCGATAGCTGTTTCGACTGGATACATACCGAGAACCTGTCCCAAAATCCAGCTAGCAAGTCCCATTGACACAACAGATGTTAAACTGATAAGGACAAATTGCCATGTCATGGCTTGCGCTAATGAACTCAAATCAATCATTGAAAGCCCAATACCTGCCAAAACAGCGTGTGTCAAGTTAGTCATAATCACACGATTAAACATAACCACTGCTTCTTCTAATGGTTTTGGTACAATATCAAGCGCTTTGAGAACAAAGACAATAATAATCATAAAGGCATAGCTGTGCACTTTTGGAATAAAGGCATTTAAGATAACGCCGATAAGGAAAAGGGCAAAGGCAAGCATCATTCCGACACCGATTTTTGTAGGGTCAAGCGGAGCTTCAGATTTTTTCAAATCGTCTTTGTCAACAGGGATGAGCACACCGTGCCCATTGAATTTGGTGTTAGCAAATCCACGCGCCAACACAATGGCACCGATAATGGCAAAAATATTTCCTAGCGTAGTTGCTGGGGCTAATTGTGACAAGATTGATGAGGCATCTGTGTGCAATCCAGCCGCATAGATTTTGGATAATGGCACAATTCCTGCACCCATTCCTCCTGCCATTTGGGCAAATGAAATGTACATGACAGAATGTCCAAAGCCTTGACCGAGCAAAGCCCCAACAGCACCAGTGGCAAAGAAACCGATAACCATTGATAAAAGAGCGACAGGAATGAATTTAGCAGAGGCTTTCACCAAAAGTTTGCGGTTCATTCCTAGAATTGAGCCACAAATAAGCGCTGCAATATAAAAATCTAGAAAGCCCCAATCACTCATAAAACTAGAAGTGGCTGAAACAACTGATTTTGGAATCAATCCTGTTGAAGCTAAGATTGCGGCTAACAGCAGAGTAAAGACTGACCCACCACCAAGGTAAGTATTCCAAAATGGTAATCGTTCACCAAGGAAGTAGAAAAGATGTCCTAAAACGACCAACATGAAAGTAATTCCAACCATGTTGAGCGGTAGTTTTCCCATTGCAATAACAACAGCTAAAATGATAACCAGAGCCGTATAAAGCGGAAGAGAAAGCCCCGCAATTTTGATATTAGATAACTTTTTCATACGAATGGTTATCCTCCTAAACTAATATTTTGGATACCATTTAAGGTCGCGAACAGCTTTAGCCATGTCTTTTTCTTCAGCTTGAGCTAAGCCTTGTTCTTGAGCTTTTTTAGCAACAGCTTCCGCAACTTTGATTGACACTTCAGCAACGTATTGGAATGGAGGAAGAACAGGTGCTCCTGGTTGACCTGGATCTACAAGACCACTAAGTGAGTGAGCTGCAGCACCAATCATTTCATCTGTAAGAAGTGATGCTTCAGAAGCCAACATACCAAGACCAAGACCTGGATAGATTAGGGCATTGTTTGCTTGACCGATTTGGTAATCAACACCTTTGTAGCTTACTGTACCTGAAGGCACACCAGTCGCAACGAAGGCTTTACCGTCTGACCATTCAATAACTTGTTGGGCTGTTGCTTCTAATTTCTTAGTTGGGTTAGAAATTGGGAAGATAACTGGGCGTTCAGTGTTTTCGCACATTGCTTCAACGACTTCTTTAGTGAAAGCACCAGCGTCTGTTGATGTTCCGACCAAGATTGTTGGTTTAACAGCTTTGATAACGTCAAGAAGTTTAGTCATGTCACCGCAATTTGCAAAATCTTCACGTTTTTTAGCAAATGGTTTTTGGGCAGGTGTCAAATCTTCCATATCGTCGAAAAGGAGACCTTGTTTGTCAATCATGAAGAAATGTTTGTAAGCTTCTTCTGATGAAAGTCCTTCTGAAACCATTTCAGCATGAACACGGTCAGCAATACCAGCACCAGCAGAACCACCACCGTAGCAAAGGTAAACTTGGTCAGTTAATTTTTCACCTGTGATGTCCATGGCACCAAAGATACCACCAAGAACAACGATACCAGTTCCTTGAATGTCATCGTTAAATGTTGGAATTTCTTTTTTGTATTTGTTAAGAATGTTGGCAGCATTTGAACGACCGAAATCTTCCCAGTGAAGGTACAATTTAGGGAACATATTTTCAGCAGTTTGAACGAATTTGTCGATAAATTCATAGTATTTATCACCAGTAACACGTTCGTGACGGTTACCAAGATACATTGGATTTTCCAAAAGTTCTTTACGGTTTGTACCAGCATCGATAACAAGTGGCATAACTGAAGCAGGGTCAATACCAGCAGCAGCTGTGTAAATCATCAATTTACCAACAGAAATATCCACACCTTGGACACCCCAGTCACCAATACCAAGAATTCCTTCGGCATCTGTCACAACGATTAAACGAATGTCGCGGTCACCAGCAGCATTTTTTAGTGTTTCTTCGATGTTTTCTGGGTGATTAATATCAAGGTAAGCAGCGTATTGTGGGTCAACATACAATTCACTATATTCTTCAATCGTTTCAGCGATAACTGGGTCATACACGATTGGGTTAAATTCAACGATGTGTTGGTTGAATAGGTAGTAGAAAAGCGTACGGTTTGTGTTGAAAATTTCCATTAAGAAATGGCGTTTTTCAAGATTTGATGGTTTACGCAAGAAATGTTGATAAGCTTGTTCAGCTTGTTCTTCGATTGTTTGAACGTAAGGTGGTAGAATACCAAGCAATCCTAGTTCTTTACGTTCTTCCATGGTAAAAGCAGTACCCTTATTTAAGAATGGGTTATTTAAAATATCATGTCCACGCATGACGTGTCCTCCTAAAAATGTATTAAATAAGAAGAAATTTCTTATGCGGGTCATTATAAACTGTTCCAGTTCTTATAGTCAAACGCCATAGTTTTGATAAATAATATTTATAATAAGTTTTAAAAGATTATGGTAAAATAAAGCAAGGAGGTCTGAATGAATTTACGAGATTTAGAATATTTTTACCAATTAGCAAAGCTAAAATCTTATACCGCTGCTGCACAATATTTTCAAGTTAGTCAACCGACAATTACTTATGCTATTAAACGACTTGAAAAAGAATTGGGCTGTGATTTGGTCATCAAAGACCCGTCACATCGCTCAGCAGCACTTACTTTGCAAGGTGATATTTTTCAAAGCCATGTTGAAGATGTTCTACTTCAAATAAAGACAGCGGTCAACGAGGTGCATCAGTCACTCAATCCTATAATGGCTGTTGGATTGCCACCGATTATCTGCAATTATTTGCTGACGGAACTCCTTCACAAAAATGAAAGTATCGCCCCATTTTCACAAGTTAAAGCTGTGCGTGGTGGCTCTAATAGTTTAATGATGAAATTGCTAGATGGACAATTGGATTTCAGTCTGTTGGGTTCGCTAGCGCCGCTCAAAAACGACCAGTTGATTATTCATCCGCTGTTTAAAAAAGATTTTTATGTCGTTCTCTCTCCAAAACACCCTTTGGCAAACCAGAAAGAACTGTCTTTTCAGGATATTCTTTACGAAAAATTTATCTTGTTAGATGAGCATAATATCCACCTAACCGCATTTAATCAGCTCAATCATCGTTACCATGACCAAGCTTCAATTTTGTTTAAAATCGATGATGTTTCAGTAATTAAGCAAATGGTTGCGGAAAACATGGGCATTTCATTGCTGTCTGATATTGCGCTAACGTCAGGTTCTGACCAATTGGTCAAAGTGCCTCTGGCTGAGCAAGACCGTATCTCTTTCTACGTCAGCTATGCTCATTCACGACATGCTATCCTCTCAAAAGAAGCCAAAGATTTGGTCCGCCTAATCGAAAAAATTTCTTAGTGGACTTTCCTTAGCAAAATGATAATAGCTTTATAAACACTAACCCCTCCTTATGAATCCTATAAGGAGGGGGTTTTTAGATTAATTGGTTGCGTATTGGGCGTTTAGCCAGTCGAAAATATTGTTATAAGAAACGCCGTTGACTTGGGCTTGGGCGTCACCACCATTGGTTGGGTTTGTCGCAACCATGCCCGTTAAACCTGACCATGTAACGACATTCGTTGTATTTTGGACGCCTGTGGCTTGGTCATGAAAGAGGTAAATCCAAGACCAGTGACCGTTGTATTCTTGGGCTAATTCTGTACCAACGACACTTTCGTAGTAGGTTAACCATTTGTTAGTAGCTCCGCCATTGAGCAAAGCTTTATAATACGGCAAAGTATTGGTATCCACAGGAACGCTGGCGTCTGAACGCGCGGTGATGAACCACATTGGCTGGTCTTTTAAAGCTGTTAATGTGCTCTCATCTAGGCTATAAATTTCCTCACCGCTGTCAGCTATTGTCATTTGGTAAGAAAGCGGTGCAGCAATTGGTACCAAG encodes:
- a CDS encoding malolactic enzyme; its protein translation is MRGHDILNNPFLNKGTAFTMEERKELGLLGILPPYVQTIEEQAEQAYQHFLRKPSNLEKRHFLMEIFNTNRTLFYYLFNQHIVEFNPIVYDPVIAETIEEYSELYVDPQYAAYLDINHPENIEETLKNAAGDRDIRLIVVTDAEGILGIGDWGVQGVDISVGKLMIYTAAAGIDPASVMPLVIDAGTNRKELLENPMYLGNRHERVTGDKYYEFIDKFVQTAENMFPKLYLHWEDFGRSNAANILNKYKKEIPTFNDDIQGTGIVVLGGIFGAMDITGEKLTDQVYLCYGGGSAGAGIADRVHAEMVSEGLSSEEAYKHFFMIDKQGLLFDDMEDLTPAQKPFAKKREDFANCGDMTKLLDVIKAVKPTILVGTSTDAGAFTKEVVEAMCENTERPVIFPISNPTKKLEATAQQVIEWSDGKAFVATGVPSGTVSYKGVDYQIGQANNALIYPGLGLGMLASEASLLTDEMIGAAAHSLSGLVDPGQPGAPVLPPFQYVAEVSIKVAEAVAKKAQEQGLAQAEEKDMAKAVRDLKWYPKY
- a CDS encoding LysR family transcriptional regulator; protein product: MNLRDLEYFYQLAKLKSYTAAAQYFQVSQPTITYAIKRLEKELGCDLVIKDPSHRSAALTLQGDIFQSHVEDVLLQIKTAVNEVHQSLNPIMAVGLPPIICNYLLTELLHKNESIAPFSQVKAVRGGSNSLMMKLLDGQLDFSLLGSLAPLKNDQLIIHPLFKKDFYVVLSPKHPLANQKELSFQDILYEKFILLDEHNIHLTAFNQLNHRYHDQASILFKIDDVSVIKQMVAENMGISLLSDIALTSGSDQLVKVPLAEQDRISFYVSYAHSRHAILSKEAKDLVRLIEKIS